The Pectobacterium wasabiae CFBP 3304 DNA segment AACACTGGCATGGTGTACGTTCCTGTCTTCATTGAGGTTAGTGAGTAACATTCATCGCCGGGCCATAGCCCGGCATAGTGAATCGCCCGGCATCATACCTGATAGCACCGAGGCTGTCAGGGCATGAAATGCATAGCGAAACGATAAAAGGTGATCTACCGTAGATAGGTTAGCTTTAGGATTCACTTGCGCTTTCATGAAGTATCATCATCAAAGGATCTGTCATTATGAGTCAGCTTTTCTCCCCTGTATCTCTCGGTCAACTCGAACTGCCTAACCGAATCATCATCGCACCAATGTGTCAATATTCGGCCGAGAATGGCAAAGCGACAGCCTGGCATACGATGCACTTAGGTAACCTGTCACATTCTGGCGCAGGACTGCTCATTATTGAGGCCACTGCGGTTTCACCAGAAGGCCGAATTTCTCCGCATGATCTTGGGTTATGGAATGACACGACCGAACACGCGCTTGCTAACGTGATCCACTCTGTTAAAACCTATTCTGCCATGCCTCTTGGTATACAGTTGGGACATGCCGGGCGCAAAGCGTCAACGGGTGTTCCGTGGAGTGGGCGAGCATTTCTGCGTCCAGAGCAGGGAGGATGGCAGACTTTCGCGCCATCTGCCGTTCCTTATAATGCCAGCGATGATGAGCCATTGGCGATGTCAGAGCAGCATATCCGCACGCTCGTTGAATCCTTCGTTGACTCAGCGAAACGCGCAGACCGTTTGGGCTTTGATCTGATAGAGATTCACGCCGCTCACGGTTATTTACTGCATCAGTTCCTTTCCCCGCTGACAAATCAGCGCGCAGATAACTATGGCGGTTCACTTCAAAATCGGATGCGGCTGATCATTGAAATTTACCGCGCAGTACGAAACATTTTTCCTGCACATAAAGCCGTTGGTGTTCGCATTTCTGCAACAGATGGTGTTGAGGGAGGCTGGGATCTGGAGCAGTCTGTACAGCTCAGTAAAGCGCTGCACGAAGTCGGCTG contains these protein-coding regions:
- a CDS encoding NADH:flavin oxidoreductase/NADH oxidase gives rise to the protein MSQLFSPVSLGQLELPNRIIIAPMCQYSAENGKATAWHTMHLGNLSHSGAGLLIIEATAVSPEGRISPHDLGLWNDTTEHALANVIHSVKTYSAMPLGIQLGHAGRKASTGVPWSGRAFLRPEQGGWQTFAPSAVPYNASDDEPLAMSEQHIRTLVESFVDSAKRADRLGFDLIEIHAAHGYLLHQFLSPLTNQRADNYGGSLQNRMRLIIEIYRAVRNIFPAHKAVGVRISATDGVEGGWDLEQSVQLSKALHEVGCDFIHVSSGGLSPLQQIHPAPNYQVPYAQRIKQEVGITTIAVGLITEPEQAEAIVATGEADAIGLARAVLFDPRWPWHAAARLGAQVSAPPQYWRSEPRYARGIFKQ